The proteins below are encoded in one region of Thermosulfurimonas marina:
- a CDS encoding inositol-3-phosphate synthase has protein sequence MAEKKVRLAVVGVGNCASSLIQGIYYYKEKGLEAVKGVMFPDIGGYHPWDVEVVAAWDVDARKVGKDVAEAIFAPPNCTTVFYPNVPKTGVTVRRGKTLDGCASHMREYPEGRTFVLSDQKEDELEDVVAVLKDTGADVLINYVPVGSEEAARFYAEACLKAGVAFVNAMPTFIVSDRQWGERFAKEGIPAVGDDIKSQVGATIVHRTLAQLMIDRGVPIKRTYQLNFGGNTDFLNMLARERLKTKKVSKTEAVSSLIPYDLGEENIHIGPSDYVPWLKDNKIAYIRLEGELFGGVPMYIELKLSVEDSPNSAGSAMDAIRCAKLAKDRGIGGPLLSISAYTMKHPPEQYPDWKARQMVLEFIEGKRER, from the coding sequence ATGGCGGAAAAGAAGGTCAGGCTTGCCGTAGTGGGCGTCGGAAACTGTGCCAGCTCCCTCATTCAGGGAATCTACTATTACAAAGAAAAGGGGCTTGAGGCGGTCAAGGGCGTGATGTTCCCGGACATCGGCGGTTATCACCCCTGGGATGTAGAGGTGGTGGCCGCCTGGGACGTGGACGCCCGCAAGGTCGGCAAGGACGTGGCCGAAGCCATCTTCGCCCCTCCCAACTGCACCACCGTTTTTTACCCGAATGTCCCGAAGACCGGGGTCACGGTACGCCGGGGAAAGACCCTGGACGGCTGCGCCTCCCACATGAGGGAATATCCCGAGGGACGCACCTTCGTGCTCTCCGACCAGAAGGAGGACGAACTGGAGGACGTGGTGGCCGTGCTCAAAGACACCGGGGCTGATGTGCTCATTAATTATGTGCCCGTAGGCTCGGAGGAGGCCGCCCGCTTTTACGCCGAGGCCTGTCTTAAGGCCGGGGTGGCCTTCGTGAACGCTATGCCCACCTTTATCGTCTCGGACCGCCAGTGGGGGGAACGCTTCGCCAAGGAGGGCATCCCCGCCGTGGGCGACGACATCAAAAGCCAGGTGGGGGCCACCATTGTCCACCGCACGCTGGCCCAGCTCATGATCGACCGCGGGGTGCCCATCAAGCGCACCTATCAGCTCAACTTCGGGGGGAACACGGACTTTCTCAACATGCTGGCCCGGGAGCGCCTTAAGACCAAGAAGGTCTCCAAGACCGAGGCCGTCTCAAGCCTCATCCCCTATGACCTCGGGGAGGAGAACATCCATATCGGTCCCTCGGACTATGTGCCCTGGCTCAAGGACAACAAGATCGCCTACATTCGCCTGGAGGGGGAACTCTTCGGCGGGGTGCCCATGTATATCGAACTCAAGCTCAGCGTGGAGGACTCTCCCAATTCCGCGGGCTCGGCCATGGACGCCATCCGCTGTGCCAAACTGGCCAAGGATCGGGGAATCGGCGGGCCCCTTCTTTCCATCTCCGCCTACACCATGAAGCACCCGCCGGAGCAGTATCCGGACTGGAAGGCCCGCCAAATGGTCCTGGAGTT
- a CDS encoding prepilin-type N-terminal cleavage/methylation domain-containing protein, with amino-acid sequence MVRKVRERQEREKGFTLVELMIVIAIIAILAAVALSQYSSYKNKAKAKDLVGIARSCVMEIVTECQADPSFNNATSLESCQDATYANGTKYLQSGTIKFTNSFSSCSSNFDVTVEGQIVGGPTYEVTCTYDVNTNDVSCGAPRKQ; translated from the coding sequence ATGGTTAGGAAGGTTAGGGAAAGGCAGGAAAGGGAGAAGGGTTTTACCCTGGTGGAGCTGATGATCGTCATCGCCATCATCGCCATCCTGGCGGCGGTGGCCCTCAGCCAGTACAGCTCCTACAAGAACAAGGCCAAGGCCAAAGATCTGGTAGGGATAGCCCGTTCATGTGTCATGGAGATCGTAACTGAGTGTCAAGCTGATCCTTCTTTTAATAATGCGACCAGTTTGGAAAGCTGCCAGGACGCCACTTATGCTAACGGAACCAAGTATCTACAATCGGGCACTATAAAGTTTACTAATAGTTTTTCCAGTTGTAGTTCTAATTTTGACGTGACGGTGGAAGGTCAGATCGTAGGTGGACCTACTTATGAAGTTACTTGTACTTACGATGTAAATACAAATGATGTTTCTTGCGGGGCACCGCGTAAACAATAA
- a CDS encoding type IV pilin protein → MSNRAFTLVELLVVVAILAILAGVALSQYSAYKNRARAKDLISLAGACIHEILAYCTTDADFSSPQDLENCRSRNATRWLETVSFNATPPFSSFSCNQTFTVTASARLKGTGLTYAVSCTYDVQEKAISCTGAQKVP, encoded by the coding sequence ATGTCTAACCGGGCCTTTACTCTGGTAGAACTTTTGGTAGTAGTGGCCATCCTGGCTATCCTGGCCGGGGTGGCCCTTTCTCAGTATTCCGCCTACAAAAATCGGGCCCGGGCCAAGGATCTTATTTCCTTGGCCGGGGCCTGTATCCACGAGATTCTGGCCTATTGTACTACGGATGCGGATTTTTCCTCTCCGCAGGATCTGGAAAACTGCCGCTCGCGCAACGCCACCCGTTGGCTTGAAACTGTAAGTTTCAACGCCACTCCGCCCTTTTCCAGTTTCTCCTGTAACCAGACCTTTACGGTTACCGCCAGTGCCCGCCTCAAGGGGACCGGCTTGACTTACGCGGTCTCCTGCACCTATGATGTTCAGGAGAAGGCCATTTCCTGTACCGGAGCACAGAAGGTTCCATGA
- a CDS encoding type IV pilin protein — MRREAFTLVELMMVVAILAILGAVSFVVYRHYFRAAFEVDPVQVLLSAKLAEEEYYADNGRYACQIEDLSGFNDGSADNKYYLNQDKDPRRRFYVEVSDCPDNGTTGYTLHVKNETTDPQWQIEWELSCNATASLGACKPVQTKGTSIFRSLF; from the coding sequence ATGAGACGGGAGGCCTTTACCCTGGTGGAACTCATGATGGTGGTGGCCATTTTGGCCATCTTAGGGGCCGTCTCTTTTGTCGTCTATCGTCACTACTTCCGGGCGGCCTTCGAGGTGGACCCGGTCCAGGTCCTCCTTTCGGCCAAGCTGGCCGAAGAAGAATATTATGCCGACAACGGCCGCTATGCCTGCCAGATCGAGGACCTCTCGGGCTTTAACGACGGCAGTGCAGATAACAAATACTACCTGAACCAGGACAAAGATCCCCGCCGAAGGTTCTATGTTGAAGTGAGCGACTGTCCGGATAACGGGACCACCGGCTACACCCTGCATGTGAAAAACGAAACCACCGATCCCCAGTGGCAGATCGAGTGGGAGCTTTCCTGCAACGCTACGGCCAGCCTCGGGGCCTGCAAGCCCGTCCAGACCAAAGGGACCAGCATTTTCCGCAGCCTCTTTTAA
- a CDS encoding type II toxin-antitoxin system HicB family antitoxin — protein MKDKVLNFTVILEPDPSGGYVVSCPELPGCYSQGETVGEALENIKEAILLTLEDLADSREPLPEPRQVLVSTVSVSLR, from the coding sequence ATGAAAGATAAGGTCTTGAACTTTACGGTGATCCTGGAGCCCGATCCCTCGGGCGGTTATGTGGTCTCCTGTCCCGAACTGCCTGGATGTTACAGCCAGGGGGAAACCGTAGGGGAGGCCCTGGAGAACATAAAAGAAGCCATCCTTCTGACCCTTGAAGATCTTGCGGACTCCCGAGAGCCCCTTCCTGAACCACGGCAAGTGCTGGTTTCCACGGTGTCCGTTTCTCTTCGATGA
- a CDS encoding N-acyl homoserine lactonase family protein, which produces MARYRIHPLVLGSKIFDKGTMTYQYGYGEEIHVPVFGWLIEGGEKTVLVDTGYLGPVITEAREEALGAKIYRFEEALSRYGLSPKDIDIVLHTHLHNDHCENDFKCENAVFYAHELEFEALYGGHPLDFRYAPDFVEELDQAGQFVKLTEDREILPGIWMIHTPGHTKGGMTVLVETERGRAAIAGVCTLFENYWPPRRVRALGWEVIPPGVHTDAYLAYEQTLRIKKMADLILPLHEPQLARIETIPDDWDRLSLPREED; this is translated from the coding sequence ATGGCCAGGTATCGGATTCATCCCCTGGTCCTGGGGAGCAAGATCTTTGACAAGGGGACCATGACCTATCAATACGGTTACGGAGAAGAGATCCATGTGCCGGTCTTCGGCTGGCTCATTGAGGGCGGGGAAAAGACCGTCTTAGTGGACACCGGCTACCTGGGGCCGGTGATCACCGAGGCCCGGGAAGAGGCCCTGGGGGCCAAGATTTATCGCTTTGAGGAGGCCCTTTCCCGTTATGGCCTCAGCCCCAAAGATATCGATATTGTTCTCCATACCCATCTCCATAACGACCACTGTGAAAACGATTTCAAATGCGAAAATGCGGTCTTTTACGCCCACGAACTGGAATTCGAAGCCCTCTATGGGGGTCACCCCCTTGATTTCCGCTACGCCCCGGACTTCGTGGAGGAGTTGGACCAGGCAGGCCAGTTCGTGAAACTCACCGAGGACCGGGAGATCCTTCCCGGAATCTGGATGATCCACACCCCGGGGCACACCAAGGGGGGCATGACGGTTCTGGTAGAGACCGAACGGGGCCGGGCGGCCATTGCCGGAGTCTGCACCCTGTTTGAGAATTACTGGCCCCCACGGCGGGTGCGCGCCCTGGGCTGGGAGGTCATCCCTCCCGGGGTGCACACCGACGCCTATCTGGCCTACGAACAGACCCTGCGGATAAAGAAGATGGCCGACCTTATTCTTCCCCTCCACGAACCGCAGCTGGCCCGCATCGAGACCATTCCCGATGACTGGGACCGCCTTTCCCTTCCCCGGGAAGAAGATTAA
- a CDS encoding ArsR/SmtB family transcription factor: protein MKRLARRLKALADGTRLRILGLLSVRPCCVCELAAILEVSQPTVTRHLQKLADAGFVRAERRGFFQIYSLHPEDEEAAAFLSLVLGRLSASPEMEDLRERLRRLEVGPPFLREAGCGCPEEVEHEGA, encoded by the coding sequence GTGAAGCGGCTTGCCCGACGCCTGAAGGCCCTCGCCGACGGGACCCGCTTGAGGATCCTGGGGCTCCTTTCCGTGCGGCCCTGCTGTGTGTGTGAGCTGGCGGCCATCCTTGAGGTCTCCCAGCCCACGGTGACCCGACACCTTCAAAAACTGGCGGATGCCGGCTTCGTGCGGGCGGAAAGGCGGGGTTTTTTCCAGATCTATAGCCTCCACCCGGAGGACGAGGAGGCTGCGGCCTTTCTTTCTCTGGTTCTCGGGAGGCTTTCGGCTTCTCCGGAGATGGAGGACCTCCGGGAAAGGCTACGGCGGCTTGAGGTGGGCCCGCCCTTTTTGAGGGAGGCGGGCTGTGGATGCCCGGAGGAGGTGGAGCATGAAGGGGCTTAA